AATTGGTTAGTCAAGAGAAAAAGGCAGGCGAAGGACCTTGGCTTGACATAAGATGGTGGATGGAGTAAAATGAAAGGATTGTGTCCCGAAAATCAGATATTAAAACAAACAATAAATTAAACCAAGGAGTTCTTCATGAGACATCTCAGGTCAGCTATTCTCATAATGCTGGCGGTATTCGCCAGCCAGGTTTTGGCAATTCCCAGCCTGCCGCAGCCGCCACAGCAGCAGGACAAGAGGGACCACCACAAAAAAAACGCCCGCCCGGACTTGCGCAAAAAGTCTGTCCGTCCGGCCAAGGGCGGCTCGGTCCTGACCGCTCCGGCGGTCAAGGGAGTGGTGGCGGACGATTTCAAGATGAACACCGATTCCCTGCCGATGTTCCTGTATCGCGACGGCAACGGCATAGCGGCGACGATGCTGGAGAACGGCAACTTCATCTGCGCCTGGGCCGATTACCGGGACGGAAACATGAACATCCGCTTCCAGCGGTTCACCAGCGCCTGCCAGCCCGCCAGCGCCGTCTTCACGGCGGATGCCGGCAGGGCCTTCCAGTTCCTGCCGAAAGTGGCGGTGCGTTCGAACGGGGCGTTCGCCATCTCCTGGCTGTCATACGATGATATTGGCTACCAGCATGTTTATAGCCGGGCGTTCGATCCCTCCGGCAATCCGTTGGACACGACCATCCGGGCGGATGGGGGCAACTCACAACATGCAATGAGCCAAGCTTTGGCCGCCACCGACAGCGGGTATGCAGTGATCTGGACCGATTACCGCATCGGCGATTATAGGGTTTTCCTCCAGATGGTGGATACCCTGGGGCATCTGTCCGGCGTCGATGTGCGGGTGAGCACGCTGGGCTCAGGACAGCAGTTCTATAACGCGGCCGGAAGGGCCGGCCAGGGGTTCATAGTAGCCTGGTCAGATAACGGCAGCGGGAACTGCGTGTACGCCAGGCGGTACGATGCCCGAGGCGACACCATCGGGCCGGTATTGCAGGCCAACGGCGCGTCCACCAACATGTCCTCCCGCCCGGACCTTTGCGCTACCGACAGCGGATTTACCATTGCCTGGGACGACTGGCGCAACTCGAGCAATTACGAGATCTACCTGCAGCGGTTCGACACCGCCGGGGCGTTGCTGGGCGGCAACGTCAATGTGACCAATTACAGTTACAATGCCAGCTATCCCAGCATCGCCAGCCGCAACGGCCAGACCGTGGTGGCCTGGCAGGATACCAGCAACGGCAACTACGACGTCTATGCCCAATGGTATAAGCCCAATGGCGATACTCTGGGCGGGCAGGCGATGCTGAACGATGACGCCACCTCCTATAGCCAACAACGTCCGGTCGCCCTGGCCGGAGACAGCGGCTGGACCTTGTGCTGGCTGGATTCCCGGAATTCCGACGTACCGGTGATCTACGGCCAATACTATGACACCAGCATAGCGGCCCAGGGCGCCAACCTGATGCTGTCCGACAGCACCGCCGGTCTTCAGGGCCAGTGGGATCCATCCGTTACCGCCGGAAAGGACGGCAATTT
The window above is part of the bacterium genome. Proteins encoded here:
- a CDS encoding T9SS type A sorting domain-containing protein, translated to MRHLRSAILIMLAVFASQVLAIPSLPQPPQQQDKRDHHKKNARPDLRKKSVRPAKGGSVLTAPAVKGVVADDFKMNTDSLPMFLYRDGNGIAATMLENGNFICAWADYRDGNMNIRFQRFTSACQPASAVFTADAGRAFQFLPKVAVRSNGAFAISWLSYDDIGYQHVYSRAFDPSGNPLDTTIRADGGNSQHAMSQALAATDSGYAVIWTDYRIGDYRVFLQMVDTLGHLSGVDVRVSTLGSGQQFYNAAGRAGQGFIVAWSDNGSGNCVYARRYDARGDTIGPVLQANGASTNMSSRPDLCATDSGFTIAWDDWRNSSNYEIYLQRFDTAGALLGGNVNVTNYSYNASYPSIASRNGQTVVAWQDTSNGNYDVYAQWYKPNGDTLGGQAMLNDDATSYSQQRPVALAGDSGWTLCWLDSRNSDVPVIYGQYYDTSIAAQGANLMLSDSTAGLQGQWDPSVTAGKDGNFLAVWYDDRNSDGNNEDIYGRLYSGNGAALTPDFLISDTSYSPGNRSAYEPKVAGLADGSYLVAWYDYRSDNDYDIYGQRLDASGIPVGGNHQISTTGTGFNDYEMSIAAFDSGYGVFWYAYDPSWSYSNIYGRLFKTNGDSVGTTINISDTVPAHYTGSPSAAANDSGIVVSWQDYRDASHDHIYGQRILLNGSLLGGNYLIGDSLDNDQYDPSIAGTNSGFMVTWYNYYGDSSSIAGQRLDAAGQPVDTNYAVSTQSGLYHECPSVTVSPDGDRYAVIWYTRTGGRYVLLSQLYQNGLPQGVNEMVVDTTVWIDAETYGGQSIAATNDRLFFTWYGFKNNSKTYYDVYGKVTDWNGTGVANDDGGGSTGLTASYALQACRPNPSSGRVSFGYQLPKTSKVSLTVYNIAGQVVKRFDLGTKPAGQHKVDWNGNRVAAGVYFYRLQAGDFSSTKKLMIVK